The Thermus antranikianii DSM 12462 sequence GGTCTACACCGGTCCCGAATGGGCCGGGGTGGGGCTTACGGAGGAGGAGGCAAAGAAGGCGGGGTATAAGGTCAAGGTGGGGAAGTTTCCCTTTTCCGCCAGCGGCCGGGCCCTTACCCTGGGTGGGGCGGAGGGCCTGGTGAAGGTGGTGGGGGATGCGGAGACCGACCTCCTCCTCGGGGTCTTCGTGGTGGGTCCTCAAGCGGGGGAGCTCATCGCCGAGGCCACCTTGGCCCTGGAGATGGGGGCCACGGTTTCCGACCTGGGCCTCACCATCCACCCCCACCCCACCCTCTCCGAGGGGCTCATGGAGGCGGCGGAAGCCCTCCACAAACAGGCCATCCACATCCTGAACCGCTGACCCAACCAGGTTTCCCGGTGGGGCTTCTGCCCCACCGGACCCTTAAAAGCCCAGGGCCCCGAGAAGCCCGTAAAGCCCTGCCCCCAGGAAGACGGCCACGCCCAGGTTCCCGGTGAGCCCAAGCCCCAGATAGGTGCCAAGAAGGGCCAAGGCCGCCCGGACCCACTCGGAAGAAGGAGGCGGGCTAAAGGCGGAGACCAGGAAAAGGGCCACCACCAAGGCGGGCCCTGCCTGGCCCGCCCTTAGGCCTTTTTCCGCCCGCCAGGGCAGGAACCGGAGGAGAAAGGTGCCCAGGGCCAGAAGGAGAAGGGCCAAGGTCATGGACGCCTCCTTTCGCCAAATCCCTCTCCAAGGAGCCCGGTGACCCCTGCCAGGAAGAGGCCCCAGGCCGTCTGGCCCAGGAGGTGGAAGCCCAGGGCCACCCCGCCCGCCAGCAGGGCCACGGGGTTCTTCAGGTGGGGCAGGGCCAGGAGGAAGAAAAGGGCGGGAAGGGCGAAGGAAAGGGCCTCCCCCAAACCCGGGAAGGCCAAGAGCCCCTGGGCCCCCAAGACCCCGAGGGCGGTGCCCAGGTTCCAGGAGAGGTAGGCCCCGAGGCCCAAGCCCAGGAAGTAGCCCCGCCTTTCCCCTGGGGGAAGGCCCGGGAGGGCCCTCAAAGCCACGGCGAAGACCTCATCGGTGAGAAAGAAGGCCTCTAGGGGACCTCCCCTCAGGTAGGGCCTCAGGGCGGGGCCGTAGAAGGCGTGGCGCAGGTTGAGGAGAAGCCCCAAAAGGGCCGCCAACAAGGGCGGGACCCCCTGGGCCAAAAGCCCCACCAGGGCGAACTGGCTGGCCCCGGCGAAGACCAGGAGAGAGGTGAGCTGGATCCAAAGGGGGCTGAGCCCCGCCTGCGCCCCCAAAGCGCCGAAGGCCACGGCCACGGGGAAATACCCCAAGGCGATGGGCCAAGCTGCCCGTAGCCCCCGCTTCATTTGGGCCTCCTCAGGAGGAAGAGGTGGGTGCCCCCGTCCCAAGAACCGCGGCCATGGGTGGCAAACAAACGGTGGTGGTGCTCCAGCTCAAAGCCCACGGCAAAGGCCAGCTCCAAAAAACGGCGGGGATAGGTCTTGGTCTCCACCTCGTAGTCCAGCCCGGCCAGAAGGGCCTGGAGCTCCAGCCGCGCAAAGGTAGCGAAGGCATCGGAACGCGTTTCAAGGTCTTGCAGAGCCTCCTCGGCCAAGGCCCTAAGGCCTCGGGACTTTCCTTGCAAGGCTAGCAGGCGTAAAGCCCAAAGGGCCTCCGTTTCCTCCAAGGGAAAGGGGAGCAGGTAGGCCGTGTGGTGAAGCACCAGGTTCCGGGCCCGCTCCTCTCGGGTGGTGAAGGGACGCAAAAACTCGTCCGCCACCGCCAAAAGGCCCCCAGGGCGCAGGAGCCGGTAAGCCTTCTCTAAGAAGCGCCACGTGGACATGTGGTGGCTGGCCCCCACGCAGACGATCAGGGGAAAGGTTTCCTCCGGATCCAAAAGGGTGAAATCCTCAGGCAACACCTCCACGCCTGGGATCAACTGGGCCAGGGCTTGCCTCGAGGCCGGACTGGGTTCCACCGCCACCGGCTCCAAATGGGGCAACAGCTCCAAGAGCAGGAGAAGGTGATGCCCAGGCCCCGTGCCCACGTCCAAAAACCTTCCCCTCTCCAGGCCCACGGCCTGCAACCCATAGGCCAGAAAAAGGGGCTGCCTGGCGTAGCCGGGATGGAGGAGTTCCACCCGGGCGTAGAGGTCCACCGAGATACGACTTTCCCCATTCTCTTCCTTTGAAGAGCCCACAGGAGGCCGCGCGGTTTGGACGAGAAGAGAGGCCGGGTCGGCCACTTCCCCCTTAAGGAGCAACCCCTCCCAAGCCAGGGTGCGTAGGAGGAGGCTGGGGCTTTGCCCATGGGACCTCAGATCTTCTGTAGGGGCATGGAGGAGGGCCAAGGCCTCGCCCAAAAGCCCCTGGGCCTCGAGGCGGGGTAAGGAGGCCAAAGGGAGGCTAAAGAGGTAGGTGCGGTTTGCGCCCCAACGAACAAAAACCCCTTCCTGGAACCCCGGCGCAAGCCAGCGGCCTTCCAAGGCCAGACCCCCCACCCCTAGGCTCACCTCCCGCAGGGCCAAGGAGGCCTTCTCCGGGCTACCGGCCTCCCCTTGCGGCCGGGGAGGCAGTGGGTAGTGCAGGAAAACCAGGAGGCTCGCCCCCTCCTCGCTGGCGTACACATGGGGTTCATCCCCAGCGAACTCCACCTCTTCCCCCGGCCCCACCTCCCTGCCTGGAGGCGGTCCCACCCTGGCCTTCCCCCTTAGGCCGATGACCCGCTCACGAAGCCCCCGCTCGTGCGCCTCCGCCCAACGCACAGAACAGGGGGAGAGGTCCATACGGTACACCTCCAGCGGCTCACCCGACCGCCCTCGGGTTCGTTCAATAAGTTGAACCGTAACGCCCTCATCGCCTACAGGGCGGGCTTGGACCAACTCACCAAAGGGCACCTCCAGGGCCTGGGCCAAGGCCCAAAGGGTGGCCAAGGTGGGGTTGGCGCGTCCCGCTTCCAAGGCGTGAAGAAGCGATTTCGCCACCCCGGCTTTGGCCGCCAAGCCAGACAGGGTCAGCCCCTTGGCCTGGCGCAACCGGCGGAGGTTTTGCCCCACTTCGTAGAACAGATCGTTCTTCATACAGAACACCTTAGGGGGACGTCCCCCAAAGGTCAACCCTTCCCCTTCTCCCAGGGAGAAGGGGCCCCCAACCTGGTTTTCCGGCGAATCTAAGGCGGGGTATAGGGCCGACCCAGCGGACCTGAGGAGAGAACCCGGGGTCTTTTCCCCGTACAGCGCATTTAACCTGAGGGGCGGAAGCTCCGGATGAAGTCGCCGGGGGTGAGGACCCTTAGGGGGAGATCCTGACGGGCCATCAAGGGACCGAAGTGGCGGGTATCCCCGGTGAGGAGAACAGAAGCCCCTGCGGCCACGGCGGCGGCGAGGAAGGGAAGGTCTTTTTCGGGCACCAGGCCCTCCATCCAAGCCTCGCCTTTGGCTTCCGGCACCAAGCGCACCACCTTGAGCCGGTCCTTGAGCCCTCTAAGGGCTTGGGGTCGTTTGCGCACGAGGTTTTCCCGGGCCTCCAGCAGGCAGTAAGGGCTTGTGGCCAGCCGGTACCTTCCCTTCCTGGCCCCCAGCCAGATCGCCTCAAACACCTCCCCCCCGAGGCTTGCCGAGAAAAGGACGTTGGCGTCCAAAAAGACCAACTCAGAGGCCCCAGGCCCGGCGGAAGGCATCCAGCTCCTCCGGGGTGACCTGGGCGTTTTCGGCGAACTCCCGGATGCGCTCCTCCGTGTAGAGCTCCACGGGCAACACCACCGCAGGCTCCAAGACAACCCTGCCCGCTTCCACCCGGACCACCAAGGTGTCCCCCGGCTTCAAGCCCAAGGCCCGGCGTACCTCCGCGGGGAGGGTGATCTGGCCCCGTTTGGAGAGGGAGGTAAGCGCCTTCATGTTTTCAGTATATCCGAAGACCGGAAATACAGAAGACCCCTCACAATAGCTCCCCGAGGGCCGAGACGTCTTTGCAGGGTATTGATGAACCAATTCCCCACCATTAGCATTGCGCCATGAGGCGAACCGAGCACACTCCTTTGCTGGAACACACGCCCAAGGCGGGATGGGCAAAGTTCTGGATGCTTAAAGGAGGAGGCGATGAAGGTTTCCCTTGAAGCGCTGGCCGCGGGGATAGGGGAACCCTTTGGGTCTTTCGACCTCAAAGAGGCCACAGACCTGGCCGAGCGCGCCCTCGAGGCCGCCCTCGTCCAGGGGGCCGAGGCCTTCGTCCTCACCTACTCGGGGGGCAAGGACTCCACCGCCACCACCGTCCTCACCCTGGAGTGGTGGAAGCGCCGGGGGAAGCCCGTGGAGATCCACGTGGTCTACGCCGACACGGGGCTGGAGATCCCCACCCTCCACGCCCAGGCCCTGGCCTTCCTGGAGGCGGTGAAGAGGCTCCACCCCGGGGTCCACGTTCACACCGCCCGCCCCCGCCCCGAGGAGAGCTTCTGGGTCCAAATCATCGGCAAGGGCTACCCCCCGCCCCACAACCGCTTCCGCTGGTGCACCCGCAGGTTGAAGATCGCCCCCATGGACCGCCTGGTCCAGAGCCTTCCCGGGAAGAAGGCCATCCTCACGGGGGTGCGCTTCGGGGAGTCGGACGCCCGGGACCAGAGGCTCATCCTCTCTTGCTCCCGGGGCGGGGAGTGCGGCCAGGGGGTGCTCTTCCAGGAGGCCAAGCGCCTGAATGCCCTCTACGTGGCCCCCATCGCCTTCTGGCGGGAGTGCTTCGTGTGGGACTACCTGAACTTCGTGGCCCCCTCCCTGGGCTACCCCACGGAGGGCCTGGAGGCGGTCTACGGGGGCCGGGACACCCGCTTCGGGTGCTGGACCTGCACCGTGGTGCGGCGGGACAAGGCCATGGCGCGGGCCCTGGAGAACGGCCACGCCCACCTCCTCCCCCTCTACGAGTTCCGGGAGTGGCTTTGGGCGTGGACCCGGGATCCCCGGACCCGGGAGAAGCGGAAGGACGGCAAGCCCGGGAGGCTCACCCTGGAGGCCAGGCGGGAGGTGTACCGGAGGTTGAAGGAGGTGGAGGCGAAGCTCGGGATGGAGTTCCTCACTTCCGAGGAGGAGGCGCTCATTCAGAAGCTGTGGCGTTCCGGGAGGTACAATGGAAAACGCAGGTGAACTCCTATGCCGTATGCGGGAGAAGGAAGCAATCCCCTTGGCCTCAAGGACTTCCTTGACGATCTCAGGCTAGACCACTACCAGGATCTCCTGCGCGAGCTAGACGAGCTTTACCAAAAACTCAAGCAGGAGCGCCAAGTGCCCTTGCACGGGGACGGGGAGGCCTACCCTCTCCTCACCCTCACCGTGGACGGAGGCGAGGGACGCGCCTTCGAAGAGCTTCCGCTCCTCTCCTTCGGCCTCGTGCGCGTTGCCGCAGTGGGGGTGAAGGGTTTCCGCCTACCCTCCATCGCCCACCTCCTCCCTGGGTATGAAGTCCTACGGGATCCCAAGGGCTACCTGGAAGGTCTCCTCGAGCGCTCCGAAGAAAGCCCCGCCGCTGATGCTTTGAAGACCTTCTTCCGGGCCACAGGCATCTCCCTGGAGGATCTGGGAGAATACTACACCAAGGACCTCAGGGCCTTCATGGGGATCTTCCGGGACGTCCTGGAGTGGGCCTACCTGGTTTGGGGGGTGGAGAAGGTCTTGCAGGAAAGTTACAAAGACTACCTTTTCATCAAAGACGGGCGCCTTGCGCAATTGGGCGTCAGAGAGAGTTTCCGCTCTAAACTACAGAACTACTTCGCAAGGAAGCACCTCCTTCTTGCTGGGGTCACCAAACGCTCCCGCCTCCTCGCTGAAGGCCTCACCTCCTTGGTGATGGCGAGGCTTTTCGCCGAAGCCAGGGGAACCTTCGTGCTCCAGGTCCCCCAGGAACTCATGGAGAAGGCTTACCGCTACGAGCGCCAGTGGAACGCCGACCTCGAGGGAGCCTTCGTCATGGGCAGGCGTTACGTGGCGCGCCTCCTTGAGGACACCTTTAGACCTCAGGAGGGTGTGGCCATCTTTGATCTCCCCCCCTACTTGGGGGAGGAGGATGCCGTTAAGGTAGCCCGAAGCCTAAGGGCACACCGTAGCGTCCTCTATGGGGGGAGTGTGGGAACGGTGGTAGAGGCCCACGGGAGGGCCTCCGTGGCCAGGTCCATCCCTCGCAGGATGGAGGAGGAGATCCTCGCTCGGTTCAGAAAGGCCTTTGGCGAAGATCTCGCCAAGAAGCTCACTGAATGGCTCAGGCTGGCAGACAGGGAGGACTGAGATGGCCGAAAGCCCCATCGGCGTGGTGGTGTCTTCCAGGCGGAACGGCCCTTGGGCGGAGCTCACCTTAGTGCTCACCCCCCAGGAGCTGGACCAAGGCAAGCGCCTCCTCCTAGGCGAACTCGTTCGCGTTTCTTCTGGCGGGAAAGACTACGTGGGCATGGTTTTAGACGGCTACTACGAGCCCGTGGGGCGTAGCGACCCCACCTATACCCTCGCTCTGGCCCACATCAATCAGGTGGACCTGGAGAAGGAGGACCCTTGGGCGC is a genomic window containing:
- a CDS encoding PIN domain-containing protein; this encodes MPSAGPGASELVFLDANVLFSASLGGEVFEAIWLGARKGRYRLATSPYCLLEARENLVRKRPQALRGLKDRLKVVRLVPEAKGEAWMEGLVPEKDLPFLAAAVAAGASVLLTGDTRHFGPLMARQDLPLRVLTPGDFIRSFRPSG
- a CDS encoding AbrB/MazE/SpoVT family DNA-binding domain-containing protein, translating into MKALTSLSKRGQITLPAEVRRALGLKPGDTLVVRVEAGRVVLEPAVVLPVELYTEERIREFAENAQVTPEELDAFRRAWGL
- a CDS encoding phosphoadenosine phosphosulfate reductase family protein yields the protein MKVSLEALAAGIGEPFGSFDLKEATDLAERALEAALVQGAEAFVLTYSGGKDSTATTVLTLEWWKRRGKPVEIHVVYADTGLEIPTLHAQALAFLEAVKRLHPGVHVHTARPRPEESFWVQIIGKGYPPPHNRFRWCTRRLKIAPMDRLVQSLPGKKAILTGVRFGESDARDQRLILSCSRGGECGQGVLFQEAKRLNALYVAPIAFWRECFVWDYLNFVAPSLGYPTEGLEAVYGGRDTRFGCWTCTVVRRDKAMARALENGHAHLLPLYEFREWLWAWTRDPRTREKRKDGKPGRLTLEARREVYRRLKEVEAKLGMEFLTSEEEALIQKLWRSGRYNGKRR
- a CDS encoding helix-turn-helix domain-containing protein, which produces MKNDLFYEVGQNLRRLRQAKGLTLSGLAAKAGVAKSLLHALEAGRANPTLATLWALAQALEVPFGELVQARPVGDEGVTVQLIERTRGRSGEPLEVYRMDLSPCSVRWAEAHERGLRERVIGLRGKARVGPPPGREVGPGEEVEFAGDEPHVYASEEGASLLVFLHYPLPPRPQGEAGSPEKASLALREVSLGVGGLALEGRWLAPGFQEGVFVRWGANRTYLFSLPLASLPRLEAQGLLGEALALLHAPTEDLRSHGQSPSLLLRTLAWEGLLLKGEVADPASLLVQTARPPVGSSKEENGESRISVDLYARVELLHPGYARQPLFLAYGLQAVGLERGRFLDVGTGPGHHLLLLLELLPHLEPVAVEPSPASRQALAQLIPGVEVLPEDFTLLDPEETFPLIVCVGASHHMSTWRFLEKAYRLLRPGGLLAVADEFLRPFTTREERARNLVLHHTAYLLPFPLEETEALWALRLLALQGKSRGLRALAEEALQDLETRSDAFATFARLELQALLAGLDYEVETKTYPRRFLELAFAVGFELEHHHRLFATHGRGSWDGGTHLFLLRRPK
- a CDS encoding AzlC family ABC transporter permease, whose amino-acid sequence is MKRGLRAAWPIALGYFPVAVAFGALGAQAGLSPLWIQLTSLLVFAGASQFALVGLLAQGVPPLLAALLGLLLNLRHAFYGPALRPYLRGGPLEAFFLTDEVFAVALRALPGLPPGERRGYFLGLGLGAYLSWNLGTALGVLGAQGLLAFPGLGEALSFALPALFFLLALPHLKNPVALLAGGVALGFHLLGQTAWGLFLAGVTGLLGEGFGERRRP